The following are encoded in a window of Penaeus monodon isolate SGIC_2016 chromosome 9, NSTDA_Pmon_1, whole genome shotgun sequence genomic DNA:
- the LOC119577125 gene encoding gamma-glutamyl hydrolase-like codes for MQAWWSLALALAAMWRVATPTPAPQLNDRPVIGILAQEMDASLAAAVHGALSPPSGVRLRRALASPAAGPKGGEDAKLTEPLGGLQSQQNYEYLTFEEGEELQKPEVDIVPNAEAEARAPAAASAPAPTLVARTTSPEAPLSSTPTESSKSYIAASYVKFVETAGARVVPILINQDKEYYERILSSINGVLFPGGAVAIDQTSGFGRAGKLIYDTAVQMNKDGDVFPLWGTCLGFELLMGLAAKGEEIRTRCMAQNSANHVKLDNDYAEGHLLRHMPKALLKALITKPITANFHHFCVTPKNFSDFGVDKVYRPLAYSCDKRGVEYVAVAEARDFPFYAVQFHPEKAPYEWTTAPGHNEIPHSRVAVHLSAFLADVFVSRARRSSHRFANATEEASSLIYNFPALYTGAKTPLEQVYVF; via the exons ATGCAGGCGTGGTGGAGTCTTGCTTTGGCGTTGGCCGCGATGTGGCGTGTCGCGACGCCCACACCGGCGCCGCAGCTCAATGACAGGCCTGTCATTG GCATTCTGGCGCAGGAGATGGACGCCAGCCTGGCCGCGGCTGTGCACGGCGCCCTTTCGCCTCCCTCGGGCGTCCGCCTCCGGCGTGCCTTAGCGTCACCGGCCGCTGGCCCGAAGGGCGGCGAAGACGCCAAGCTGACCGAGCCGCTTGGAGGCCTCCAGTCCCAGCAAAACTACGAGTACCTCACCTTCGAGGAGGGCGAGGAGCTGCAGAAGCCGGAGGTGGATATCGTTCCGAACGCGGAGGCCGAGGCCAGGGCCCCCGCGGCCGCCAGCGCCCCCGCCCCTACCCTCGTCGCCAGGACCACGTCTCCCGAGGCGCCGTTGTCCTCGACCCCGACGGAGTCATCGAAGTCCTACATCGCCGCCTCGTACGTGAAGTTCGTGGAGACCGCCGGCGCCAGGGTTGTCCCGATCCT AATCAACCAAGACAAAGAATATTACGAGCGCATCCTGTCTTCCATCAACGG AGTGCTCTTCCCTGGCGGAGCCGTAGCCATCGACCAAACCAGCGGATTCGGACGCGCCGGTAAACTCATTTATGAC ACGGCGGTGCAGATGAACAAGGACGGCGACGTGTTCCCGCTGTGGGGCACCTGCCTGGGCTTCGAACTCCTGATGGGGCTGGCGGCGAAGGGCGAGGAGATCAGGACGCGCTGCATGGCTCAGAACTCGGCAAATCACGTCAAGCTTGATAAtg acTACGCCGAGGGCCACCTGCTGCGCCACATGCCCAAGGCTCTGCTCAAAGCCCTCATCACGAAGCCGATCACCGCGAACTTCCACCACTTCTGCGTCACGCCCAAA AACTTCAGCGACTTCGGCGTGGACAAGGTGTACCGCCCCCTGGCCTACAGCTGCGACAAGAGGGGCGTCGAATACGTGGCGGTGGCCGAGGCGAGGGACTTCCCCTTCTATGCCGTGCAG ttCCACCCTGAGAAGGCCCCTTACGAGTGGACGACGGCGCCTGGACACAACGAAATCCCACACAGTCGAGTCGCTGTTCACCTTTCGGCATTCTTGGCTGACGTTTTCGTAAGCAGAG cCCGCCGGAGCAGCCACCGCTTCGCCAACGCCACCGAGGAGGCGTCTTCCCTCATCTACAACTTCCCTGCTTTGTACACCGGCGCCAAGACCCCGCTGGAACAGGTCTACGTCTTCTAa
- the LOC119577126 gene encoding EF-hand domain-containing protein D2 homolog, whose amino-acid sequence MGDAKLATLLDIAKHPEYSEEELNKLYSLFCRYATPNTKKGHISLDSFKKLLEALQLTQTHLEAKETYDKAAKDGKLSLDEFMKLVKDLESKTGKINLDLVIKLAAQEEVDVDNVGVGGAKRFFEAKARILEVGDAAYRAFEDKKREEEERKRRQEEFKKKREQFQQAA is encoded by the exons cACCCTGAGTACTCCGAGGAGGAGCTGAACAAGCTGTACAGCCTGTTCTGCAGGTACGCCACGCCCAACACCAAGAAGGGCCACATTTCGCTGGACAGCTTCAAGAAGCTCCTCGAGGCCCTGCAGCTGACCCAGACGCACCTGGAAGCCAAGGAGACGTACGACAAGGCAGCCAAGGACGGCAAGCTCTCCCTCGACGAGTTCATGAAGCTTGTGAAGGACCTCGAGTCGAAGACCGGGAAGATCAACCTCGAC CTGGTGATCAAGCTGGCGGCGCAGGAGGAGGTTGATGTGGACaacgtgggcgtgggcggcgccAAGAGGTTCTTCGAGGCCAAGGCGCGCATCCTCGAAGTAGGAGACGCCGCCTACCGGGCCTTCgaggacaagaagagagaggaggaggagaggaagaggagacaggaggagttCAAGAAGAAGAGGGAGCAGTTCCAGCAGGCAGCGTAA